GTAGAGTAAGGTTTCAAGCCAGCTGGAGCATATAAAGATAGGTGCCAAGCCGGAGGCAGAGAGACAACAGTGAATGCTAAGAGGGCAACTAGATCCCTGCTGCCccgccctgggatggagccctaagGAGCCTTAAGGAGGCCCTGTGCTTCCCCTGCCCTGGCTGAACCCACAGGTAAGACCCCATTCTCCaccacccccttcctcctccatgcTCTGCCCTTCACGGCAGCTTACAGAGAGCAGCCCGGAGTGAACAGAGATCGCTAGCCTGGGATCACTACAGAGCTGGTAGATTTCATTCCTCCCCCACCAAGTTAAGAGCGGGTAACGACAACCCTAATCCAGGGGCACCATGGTTGGGCAGAGGCTCGACCCCAACGTCTGCGTCACTCACCCACAACTCACTGTCCCCTTTTGCTGCTGGCTGCCTCTGCTCTGATTGTGCAAATCTCCATAGACAAGAGTGGCTTTCTCCTTAGTCTAGCACACAATCTCCAGAATTCCTCTAGAGCATTAAGCCCTTTCCCCATAAGGGTTCTGGGGACTCTTTTCCTGAGTAGAGATGGTGCATGCACCTCTGGCCTCACAGGGAGGGAGGTTTACGAGCCCATACAACTCTACTCAAGCGGCTTCCTCAGCAGGAATATGCTGTGCAGGCTTTGCCAGGAGGGTGAGATCAGGTGGGGCATCTCAGAATGGGGTTGTCTGATCCCTGCTTCTGAGCTGCCATGGAGATCAGATTCCCCAGTCCCAGTCCAGACCTGAATCAGGATCTCTGGCGCTGAGGGCCTCTGAGAATCCACTCCGTAAACAAGCAGTTCCAGGGATCCTGAGCTCTCCCTGAAGAGTGAGGCTCCGGCCAGTGGCACCGCCGCAGTGTCACACTGACCTGGGCTCCAGTCCCAGCCCCATCCCTTCCGTCTGTCTTATGACTAGCTGAAGCCCTCACAGCCTGAGGCCCCTTGTTTATGAGTGGGAATCTTTGTGACAACTACCATATAGCCTTATAAAGGGACTGAATTAGTCAATACCTATATAGTCCTTGGCACCATGCTTCATGCAAGGAGCACTGGGCAgacattagggttagggttactggaaCATCCTGTGCCTCAAGTGCCCCAGCAGAGCTATGGAGAGAAGAGTCCTGCTCTCAACTTCCCCTTTTCCGCTGACAAAAATCCGCTGGCTGCTAGATTTCCTCAAGTATCAATGCAGGATGCTGGAGtcaagggagaaaggaagtgggAAACGGTGGCCTCAGGGCAGCTCCTGAGTCTACCATTGTGGCCTCCCTCTCCACCACAACTTGACTAACGAAAGTTCTAGCGCACCCACCCCCCAATGAggtagggctttttttttttttctttaatttatttgacagacatagatcagagagcgaggaggaagcaggctccccgctgagcacagagcccgatgcgggtctcgatcccaggactctgggatcatgacctgagccgaaggcagaggcttaacccactgagccacccaggcgcccctgaggtaGGGCTTTTAGCTTGAGTCCCTGCCCATCCATTCTGCCTCCCATGGCTCAAGGCTGCGTCCAGCATAGGCTGCGTCTTCACGCGTGGCCGCTGCATGGTTCCAACAGCTCTAGCTACACCATTCCAACAGTTTCCTCACTGGCCTCTCCCCTTCCCGTCCAGCCCTGACGTTTGCACCCACATACTCTGAACACTGGCCTGACGATGTCATTCCTCTACTTGAGAACCACCAACCACTCCCCATTCTCTGATTCAGTACAGCCCTGGCATTCCAGATCCCGCCATGAAAGATCACTGTGGgcttctctgattttatttcccatttctccacTTCAGCAAGTGGGATTCCTTGGTCAACTGGTCCCCCCTGGGCCCCTCTAGCCCTGAGCCATCCTGGTACCAGGCTACACAGAGAAGCAGGATAAGTAGACCCTATCCCAGCCTTTAGGGCTCCCTATCTAGCGGGGAAACAACTACAGCTACTGAGCTAATCAACAAAAAgctgtgggaccagaggccaggCCAAAGGAGTTTGAGAGTTCAGGCTCCCCCAATCCTCCCACCCAACCCCCAGGCCaggggaaaacaggcttcccCCAGGAGATCCAGCCCATGAGATAAAACCCATGAAGTGGGATTCCTGGGGCTGATGTTCTGctttggaggagggagggagcctggTCCTGGgctcctctgctgctctgcctcccacGGCTCCCAGGGAGATGGGGCTGCAAAGCGTCCTGCTGCTGATGTTGGGGATAGTGGCAGCTGCTCTGCCTGGCTCAGGACAGGCCCCTTCCCCTCACACCTTTGAGGACATCCCTTCTCAGCTGAAGAGAACGGGCTTCTCAGACAGAGGAGGATCCATCTTGGGTCAAGAGAATGTGTCTCCTCTCCCTGTGTGCACTTGGGCCTGCATCTGTCctactcctggctgagcaggggcaTGAGTGTATCCGAAGGTCCTGGCTTAGCTGTGGTTACCTTGGGGAGCTGGCACACCTGTCACAGGCAGCCCTGCATTCTTATCACCTGTTCTTCTGAGCATCTGGTTTTTGGTGCTGATGCCATTTCTTAGCAGGTCACACCCCCTGGCACCCATTTCACACATACCCCTAGTATGCTGGGATCCTGGATTCTTCAGTGTCCTCACCCCTTAGAGTCAGGGCCAGTGCCACAGAGTTGTGAGGTGGGCACAGTGTTTGtccctttccttctggggatagggaTTTCCTTCTGGCAATAAAAACTCTGCACACAGGGGACAGGTGGGGACAGGTCTGGATGGCCCAAGTTCCATCTGCCTCCTCTGGCCTGTCTCTGACAGCCTCCTCCCTGCACTAAACCTCAGGATTGCAAAGCGGCCTCTCTCCTTggacctctctcctttcttctctctcctgggcCCTGGAGGGACCAGGCAGAACCTTCTGGGACCATGGCTGGACTAAAGCCTTCAGAGGTACCTCCTACCACAGCTGTGAAATTCCTGGGGGCAGGCACAGCAGCCTGTTTTGCTGATCTCCTCACCTTTCCACTGGACACAGCCAAGGTTCGCCTGCAGGTAAGTACTTTTTGGCAAGGGTCGTTGCTCAGATCAAAGGCAGGACTGAGTTCTCCACTCCAGCACCTCTAGCGTGTGCCAGCCTGCTCATCCTTACGAACCGTGCACAGGCCACTCACTCCACTGCTTACAACCCTGCGCCACCATCATCTGAGGCAAAAAAATCGTGGGTCCTTGGGCCCTTCCTGGCCTCACCCGACTTTGTAAACCATGGAGTGTGAAGGAAAAGTAACTGTGCGACCTTGGGCAAACCACTGACCACTTGTTGTGGGGAAAACAATCTGCCCTCCATGTGCTCTGAGGGCTGAGCACCACACCACGGATCATAGTTTAGGAACGATGCGCTGGGGGCACACAACTTGTTTTCACGGGGACGTGGCGGCTCCAATCGTGGTCGTGCTCGAGAACCAGCCCTGGGCAGGCCCCTCTGCACACGGCCTCCTCCGcccggctcccagctcctcacCCTCTGCTGGACCGTTCCTCAGAtccagggggagaagcaggtgacCCAGGCAGCCCAGAGACCCCAGTACCACGGCGTGCTGGGCACCATCCTGACCATGGTGCGCACCGAGGGCCCCCGCAGCCTCTACAGTGGGTTGGTCGCCGGCCTGCAGCGCCAGATGAGCTTCGCCTCCATCCGCATCGGCCTCTACGACTCTGCCAAGCAGCTCTACACCCCCAAGGGATGCGACTGTGAGTGCCTGGCATCCCGGAGACACGGAGGGggtaggcagaagcagactctagGCTAGCGGGTCAGGGATGCAGGTGGTGCAGActcagaggcagggctgggccacTGAAAGCCGGAGACAGTCACCAGGAGACAGAGGCGCGGTCAGGACCCTGAGCCTGGGAGAAGAGGCAGGCGTCAGGCAAAAGCAGCCCCACAGAGAAGAGCGTCCAGCCCGGAGGAGCACTGGCTGGCCAAACGCtgaccccctctctctcctcctctccagaCTCGAGCATCACTACCCGGATTTTGGCAGGCTGCACCACCGGGGCCATGGCAGTATGCTGTGCCCAGCCCACGGATGTGGTGAAGGTCAGGTTTCAGGCCGGCATACACCTTGGGGCTGGGAGCAACAGGAAATACAGTGGGACAATGGACGCCTACAGGACCATCGCCAGGGAGGAAGGGTTCAGGGGCCTATGGAAAGGTAGGTCTGGACTCCAGGCTCAGAGGGCCTGGGGTAGAGCATGCCTTACCCTGAGTTAGGGCGGAGAACCGAGCGAGGAGGGAACTCCCAGCATGGTATAGTCCAGTGATTCTGCAAGAACATCCCAGCCAAAACTCTCACACTGACCTGCCACAGTGCCCGAGTTCAATTCAATTTGGCAACCCTTCAGCATGTGCAGATTGCTGTGAGGGGGAcagaaaggaatggaagatacCTTCCCTACCCTCATGGCTCTCACAGATGGAGAGGGATGAGACATGTCAAGGAGCAGCCATCCCACAGGGTAGGACGTGCAAAGGTCGCACAGAGGTACACAGCCAGAGGCAAGAGAGGCCGTGCAGACTCCAAGGTTGGGGGGGAAGGTGACACGGAATCTGGCCCTAAGGCTCAGTGGGCTCTAGGTGTGTGGAGATGGAAGGGGAGGGCTTCCCCAGCAAAGTTCTCTCAGGGGTGATGACTATAGGACATAGGTCTGTAGGACTACAGGACtcagagaagaaacagaggccAGCGGAGGAGTCAACCGTGAGTTGTCGGGAGCAAGGAGATTCCATGAGGAGGGGGTTTCGTCAAGAGTAAGGCTTCTGGGGTCCCTATGTGTCCCCGTGGAGGCCACCGTGACAAATGTTGGAATCTCTCCCACATGTGGACCAAGGATCACACCAATCCTTGCAGAAGAGAGAGTGACCCAGTGAAGGTTAAgcacaggaccccagggtcacAGCCTGATTTGCTCTGCACTCTCCCGAGGTCCAGCCCTCTCATCTGTGATATCAGTGGCTGGGTCTTGATGCTCTCCTAGGGCCTCCCAGTGCTACTTCCTGTCACTGCTCCAAGAGCCTTGGAGCTcttggaaagaagaaaggctTCCTTGCCTGACTTTAGCCGGGTCTCAGGGAggcatattttaattttgatagatattATAGATTATTCTCCAAAGTGTGGCTCGGACAAACATAAGAGGGCCTCTCTGTTTCCTGTCTCTGAGGTGGACACGGATAACCTAAGAGTTAGCCCCAGAGAGGAAAGCGTGGAATCCGCTCAGATGAGGCGGGCCCCTCTGAGACCCCTGGAATGGAACATTCCCAAACTGGAGCCCGGGACCTTGCAACCAGGGAGTCCGCATCTCGTTTTCACTCATCAGCCCCCACTCCATCCTTCACAGGAACTTTCCCCAACATCACAAGGAACTCCATCGTCAACTGTGCTGAGATGGTGACCTATGACATCATCAAAGAGAAGCTGCTAGACTATCGCCTGCTCACGGGTAAGACCCTGGGCTCTGGGGAGCTGCCCTCCCACAGCAGGGAGGGAACCTGGAATTCCACAGAGTGGGTACCACTCAGAGGTGACTGGGTataggaaggagcagagaggggaGCAGTGCCCAGAAGAAATGCCCAGTATAGGAGTGCCTCTTAACTTGCTAGACGGggtgctgcccaattcatgaatc
The genomic region above belongs to Neovison vison isolate M4711 chromosome 7, ASM_NN_V1, whole genome shotgun sequence and contains:
- the UCP3 gene encoding mitochondrial uncoupling protein 3, whose translation is MAGLKPSEVPPTTAVKFLGAGTAACFADLLTFPLDTAKVRLQIQGEKQVTQAAQRPQYHGVLGTILTMVRTEGPRSLYSGLVAGLQRQMSFASIRIGLYDSAKQLYTPKGCDYSSITTRILAGCTTGAMAVCCAQPTDVVKVRFQAGIHLGAGSNRKYSGTMDAYRTIAREEGFRGLWKGTFPNITRNSIVNCAEMVTYDIIKEKLLDYRLLTDNFPCHFISAFGAGFCATVVASPVDVVKTRYMNSPPGQYRSPLDCMLKMVAREGPMAFYKGFTPSFLRLGTWNVVMFVTYEQLKRALMKVQMLRESSF